A single genomic interval of Lathyrus oleraceus cultivar Zhongwan6 chromosome 7, CAAS_Psat_ZW6_1.0, whole genome shotgun sequence harbors:
- the LOC127101608 gene encoding beta-glucosidase 13 codes for MWLKVVLLFATISFSLFISAVSVNRSSFPSDFLFGTASSAYQYEGAAHEGGKGPSIWDTFTHSHPDRIADRSNGDVAVDSYHRYKEDVAMMKDIGFNAYRFSIAWSRILPRGNLKGGINQEGVIYYNNLINELIKNGQKPFITLFHSDLPQALEDEYGGFLSPKIEQDFADYAEVCFREFGDRVKHWITLNEPLLYSTGGYGNGGSPPSRCSKWVANCNAGDSSTEPYVVTHHLILAHAAAVQVYRAKFQNTQKGQIGVTLNSAWLVPLSQSKVDSDAASRGLDFMYGWFMEPLNSGTYPATIVNKVKERLPRFSRSQSLMVKGSFDFVGLNYYTSAYATDIPCQGGKPSVFTDNCVRFTSVRNGLLIGPKAASDWLYVYPPGIQGLLQYTKEKFNNPIIYITENGIDEVDDGKGSLNDKARIDYISHHLLYLQRAIMNGVRVKGYFAWSLLDNFEWNSGYTLRFGLVYVDYKNGLRRYRKRSALWFKLFLRK; via the exons ATGTGGCTTAAGGTTGTTCTTCTCTTTGCAACAATCTCGTTTTCCCTTTTCATCTCAGCAGTTTCTGTTAACCGCAGTAGTTTCCCATCTGATTTCCTGTTTGGAACAGCCTCTTCAGCTTACCAG TATGAAGGTGCAGCACATGAAGGTGGCAAAGGACCAAGCATATGGGACACCTTCACTCATAGCCACCCAG ATAGAATCGCAGACCGCAGTAATGGGGATGTTGCCGTTGATTCATACCACCGATACAAG GAAGATGTGGCTATGATGAAGGATATTGGATTTAATGCCTATAGGTTTTCCATCGCGTGGTCTCGAATACTTCCTC GTGGAAATCTTAAGGGAGGAATTAACCAAGAAGGCGTCATATATTACAACAATCTGATAAACGAACTGATAAAAAATG GACAAAAGCCCTTTATTACTCTATTTCACTCTGATCTTCCTCAAGCTCTTGAAGATGAATATGGTGGTTTTTTGAGTCCCAAAATCGA GCAAGATTTTGCAGATTATGCCGAAGTATGCTTTAGAGAATTTGGCGACAGAGTGAAGCATTGGATTACATTAAATGAGCCATTGCTTTATAGCACTGGAGGATATGGAAATGGAGGCTCCCCACCGTCGAGGTGCTCTAAATGGGTAGCGAACTGCAATGCCGGCGATTCTAGTACCGAGCCGTATGTAGTTACACACCACCTCATTCTTGCTCATGCCGCAGCCGTGCAAGTCTATAGGGCGAAGTTTCAG AATACTCAGAAGGGTCAAATTGGAGTAACACTAAATTCTGCATGGCTTGTGCCACTATCGCAATCAAAAGTTGACAGTGATGCAGCATCTCGCGGTCTTGATTTTATGTATGGCTG GTTCATGGAACCTCTGAACTCTGGTACATATCCTGCTACAATAGTTAACAAAGTCAAGGAACGTTTGCCGAGGTTTTCGAGAAGTCAATCCTTAATGGTCAAAGGATCCTTCGATTTCGTAGGTTTAAACTACTACACTTCAGCTTATGCAACCGATATACCTTGCCAGGGTGGGAAACCATCGGTTTTTACCGACAATTGTGTTAGATTTACTA GTGTAAGAAACGGACTTCTCATCGGTCCTAAG GCTGCCTCGGACTGGCTCTATGTCTATCCACCAGGAATTCAAGGACTATTACAGTACACTAAGGAAAAATTCAACAATCCGATTATTTACATAACCGAAAATG GAATTGACGAGGTTGATGATGGAAAAGGGTCACTCAATGATAAAGCGAGGATAGACTATATTAGTCACCATCTATTGTATCTCCAAAGGGCCATAAT GAATGGTGTGAGGGTGAAGGGATACTTTGCATGGTCGTTGTTGGACAATTTCGAATGGAATTCTGGCTACACGCTCCGGTTTGGACTCGTGTATGTAGATTACAAGAACGGACTGCGAAGGTACCGGAAAAGGTCAGCATTGTGGTTCAAGTTATTTCTCCGCAAATGA
- the LOC127105649 gene encoding uncharacterized protein LOC127105649: MRAENQPCCVLRFCGVSNGDPGPSGAAAILLAEDRTVLYRFREGLGHETVNAAEYRALILGLKQARAKGYDNIIVEGDSRRVINQIWGYELAPGRSRRLWMEALVLKNRFRSFDIQQIPRVENGLADCQANQAVNLGDGEVEEDDVGA; encoded by the exons ATGAGGGCTGAAAATCAG CCTTGTTGTGTCCTTCGATTCTGCGGTGTGTCCAATGGAGATCCTGGACCATCTGGTGCAGCAGCTATACTGCTTGCAGAAGATAGGACTGTG CTTTATCGATTCCGCGAGGGATTAGGACATGAAACAGTTAATGCTGCTGAGTATCGCGCATTAATTCTAGGACTGAAACAAGCGAGAGCGAAAGGATATGATAACATCATCGTCGAAGGAGACTCGCGACGTGTTATCAATCAG ATTTGGGGTTATGAGCTCGCACCTGGGCGTTCAAGGAGGTTATGGATGGAAGCTTTGGTGTTGAAGAATAGGTTTCGCTCATTCGACATCCAACAAATTCCTAGG GTCGAAAACGGTTTAGCGGATTGTCAAGCAAACCAGGCTGTTAATCTTGGAG ATGGTGaagttgaagaagatgatgtcGGTGCATGA